In Gossypium hirsutum isolate 1008001.06 chromosome D06, Gossypium_hirsutum_v2.1, whole genome shotgun sequence, one genomic interval encodes:
- the LOC107901366 gene encoding uncharacterized protein yields MKNSQENPIFMQAEVEDGGVWGKGCGCFNLFCLKRRRSYNHIDESDTLLHQRGEQHTEEWWKCKLNKLKQFSEKVAGPKWKNFMRKMGGYCDKRKDQKNRFQYDPCSYALNFDEGDDKEADDLLRGFSSRFTAPFEHDRQRVPSGL; encoded by the coding sequence ATGAAAAATTCTCAAGAGAATCCAATCTTCATGCAAGCAGAAGTTGAAGATGGAGGAGTTTGGGGTAAAGGGTGTGGTTGTTTTAATCTCTTCTGCCTCAAACGGCGCCGATCATACAACCACATCGATGAATCCGATACCTTACTGCACCAGAGAGGTGAACAACACACGGAGGAATGGTGGAAATGCAAACTGAATAAACTGAAACAATTCTCGGAGAAAGTAGCAGGGCCAAAGTGGAAGAACTTTATGAGAAAGATGGGTGGATATTGCGATAAGCGGAAAGATCAAAAGAACAGGTTTCAATATGATCCTTGTAGCTATGCTCTCAACTTCGATGAAGGCGATGATAAAGAAGCAGATGATTTGCTTCGTGGTTTCTCTTCCAGGTTTACGGCTCCATTTGAACATGATAGGCAACGAGTCCCCTCAggattgtaa